In the Malassezia vespertilionis chromosome 1, complete sequence genome, one interval contains:
- a CDS encoding uncharacterized protein (EggNog:ENOG503NX06; COG:O): MGAGQSAEAPQETEEAFVDYYALLEVEQTDVVEQIRKSYRKLALRFHPDKNPGDEEAANKKFSKLQEAYEVLSDDTERAWYDQNRERLMHGGTDEDDGDETDIDAKFKFFRSGGAPPKATSAAPGIGVSHLLRFYEPNIAKDLSDADSSFYGTYRRLFKRLAEEDRIAAPYPGEAHEGGFSDPDRDDELWYPSFGDMNTPYTSSGTHGDNVRKFYQFWTQFSSRKSFSWKDKYDLRDAPDRRVKRMIEKDNKRARDAARREYNETIRGLAVFIRRRDPRYKAFQAEQSQSNSQETSADAKARREAEVKKRLQEKRAQAATFEAQNWQKANAPEDDWASDFTSGESHGDNEALHDMTAVEGEHAFSDEELLFDCVACSKRFQSRAAWENHERGKKHKKEMQRLQREMREDDLALCDDLEEMRIETDDAAELEPDDPVIPPLRKKDKKKKKLERKFRATLHEDKDSDGAQEFTEAPSSEPNTGPTACALFKNLPHVATLPKNPERPPGSFDVFGYGSLIFKPPPHVIGYTPGYIEGFSRRFAQHSIDHRGTPENPGRVVTLVKASDWLALPGADLPPEADIVWGISYTIDPVHAEEVRAYLDHREKNGYTPMTAPIWDILDGNPVMLMPEALVYVGLPENEAFIGPEPLDALAERIYTSQGPSGRNDEYLFRLAEAVRALTPNSADNYLFSLEEKVAALQAKGAAPDTKTDKKRAGDKFNAKCNVCNARFASRSKLFAHVREEGHASAIPQPKKNTKKRK; the protein is encoded by the coding sequence ATGGGTGCAGGCCAGTCtgcggaagcgccgcaagagACGGAGGAAGCATTTGTGGACTACTATGCACTTTTGGAGGTGGAACAAACAGATGTGGTAGAGCAGATCCGTAAATCTTATCGCAAGCTTGCATTGCGGTTTCATCCCGACAAGAACCCAGGAGATGAAGAGGCCGCGAATAAGAAGTTTTCCAAGCTGCAAGAAGCGTACGAGGTCCTAAGCGATGATACGGAGCGCGCATGGTATGATCAGAATCGCGAAAGGCTCATGCATGGTGGCACTGATGAGGACGACGGGGACGAAACGGATATCGATGCAAAGTTCAAGTTCTTCCGCTCGGGCGGCGCTCCACCCAAAGCAACGTCTGCAGCACCTGGCATTGGTGTGTCACACCTGCTACGATTCTATGAACCAAATATTGCCAAAGATCTGAGCGATGCTGACTCGTCTTTCTACGGGACGTATCGCCGCCTCTTTAAGCGACTCGCTGAAGAAGaccgcatcgctgcgccgtatcCTGGCGAGGCGCACGAAGGTGGCTTTTCTGACCCTGATCGCGATGATGAGTTGTGGTACCCAAGTTTTGGCGACATGAACACCCCATACACATCTTCTGGCACGCACGGCGACAATGTGCGCAAATTTTATCAATTCTGGACACAATTTTCCAGCCGCAAAAGCTTTTCTTGGAAGGATAAGTACGATCTTCGCGATGCACCGGACAGGCGTGTAAAACGCATGATTGAGAAAGACAACAAACGCGCTCgtgatgcagcgcgccgcgaatATAACGAAACTATCCGTGGTCTTGCTGTATTCATCCGGCGTCGAGACCCTCGGTACAAGGCATTCCAGGCAGAGCAGAGCCAATCAAACAGCCAAGAAACGTCTGCAGAtgcaaaggcgcgccgcgaagccGAGGTTAAGAAGCGACTGCAGGAAAAGCGTGCTCAAGCAGCGACGTTCGAGGCGCAAAACTGGCAGAAGGCGAATGCACCTGAGGATGATTGGGCGTCGGACTTTACCAGTGGGGAGTCGCATGGCGACAATGAAGCGCTACATGATATGACGGCTGTTGAGGGCGAGCATGCGTTCAGCGATGAGGAGCTGCTTTTTGATTGTGTCGCGTGCAGCAAACGATTCCAGTCGCGTGCCGCATGGGAGAATcacgagcgcggcaagaagcACAAGAAGGAAATGCAGCGACTTCAGCGCGAAATGCGCGAGGATGATCTGGCACTTTGCGATGATTTGGAAGAGATGCGAATCGAGACGGACGATGCAGCTGAGCTCGAGCCAGACGACCCGGTCATTCCCCCCCTGCGAAAAAAAGacaagaagaagaagaaatTGGAACGCAAGTTTCGCGCTACATTGCACGAGGATAAAGACTCTGATGGCGCACAAGAGTTTACAGAGGCGCCGTCTTCCGAGCCTAATACGGGTCCAACGGCCTGTGCGCTGTTTAAAAATCTGCCTCATGTCGCCACGTTGCCAAAGAACCCTGAGCGCCCGCCCGGCTCGTTTGACGTGTTTGGCTACGGCTCGCTCATCTTTAAGCCCCCACCACACGTCATTGGATACACACCGGGCTATATTGAAGGATTCTCGCGtcgatttgcgcagcattcAATCGATCACCGTGGCACTCCAGAAAATCCCGGCCGTGTTGTCACATTGGTAAAAGCGAGTGATTGGTTGGCATTACCAGGTGCAGATTTACCTCCGGAAGCCGACATTGTCTGGGGCATCAGCTACACGATTGATCCTGTGCACGCCGAAGAAGTGCGTGCATACTTGGACCACCGCGAAAAGAATGGCTATACACCGATGACTGCACCCATATGGGACATTCTAGACGGAAATCCCGTTATGCTTATGCCGGAAGCGCTGGTCTACGTTGGGTTGCCGGAAAATGAGGCATTTATCGGGCCCGAGCCACTTGATGCCCTGGCAGAGCGCATCTATACAAGCCAGGGTCCAAGCGGACGAAACGATGAATATTTATTTCGTCTTGCCGAGGCAGTGCGAGCACTAACACCAAACAGTGCAGATAATTACCTTTTTTCCTTGGAGGAAAAAGTGGCGGCACTGCAAGCAaaaggcgccgcgcccgatACCAAGACTGACAAAAAACGTGCGGGCGACAAATTCAACGCGAAATGCAATGTGTGCAACGCTCgctttgcatcgcgctccaagtTGTTCGCGCATGTCCGCGAGGAAGGACACGCATCTGCTATACCCCAGCCGAAAAAAAATACAAAGAAACGCAAATAG
- the MRM2 gene encoding methylene-fatty-acyl-phospholipid synthase (EggNog:ENOG503NWAF; COG:D), translating into MDRLPLQVSVPQITFLQGDFTESAMRDRLQEDIVEKLDIPNTSETKVDIVLSDMMANTTGNSIRDAQASLDLCAVAFEFCQRMLRPMPKAEERTGARTMDSLLTSVFVCKYFMSEDANIFRKQVLEPNFLAVRAEKMDASRSESREQYWVCLGYRGPTMNQAGYV; encoded by the coding sequence ATGGACCGGCTTCCATTGCAAGTATCAGTGCCGCAAATTACTTTTCTGCAAGGTGATTTTACCGAGTCGGCTATGCGGGATCGTTTGCAGGAAGACATTGTGGAGAAGCTCGACATACCGAACACAAGCGAGACGAAGGTGGATATTGTGCTCAGCGATATGATGGCAAATACAACGGGAAATTCAattcgcgacgcgcaggcCTCATTGGATCTTTGTGCTGTTGCCTTTGAGTTCTGCCAGAGGATGCTACGGCCTATGCCAAAAGCCGAGGAGCGCACAGGAGCGCGTACAATGGATTCTCTTTTGACTTCTGTCTTTGTGTGCAAGTACTTTATGAGTGAGGATGCAAACATCTTCCGTAAACAAGTCTTGGAACCCAACTTTctggccgtgcgcgccgagaaAATGGACGCGAGTCGGTCGGAAAGTCGGGAACAATATTGGGTATGCCTTGGCTATCGCGGGCCAACTATGAACCAAGCTGGATATGTATGA
- a CDS encoding uncharacterized protein (EggNog:ENOG503NW40; COG:P; TransMembrane:11 (i129-147o174-194i206-224o269-287i307-325o395-419i440-462o474-493i500-519o539-558i570-588o)): MSAVPEEPSVLHFADKKQGHDSKRDQNETLFSTREAVLKEAGEDNNKLEHSVNVQLANPLLGLSFENIQSDVDKFVTEKGLEEYRDLFLKGALCIQAQSTGDFESISLLTDEDRADLLYEKEHRWSQPFLLYWLACCCSVAAAVQGADESVINGALLFFPQQFGIGGTTDRDNWLQGLVAAAPYIACAFCGVWLTKPLNVVFGRRGTIFITSFVSFATCIWQGVTNSWEHLFVSRLILGLGIGPKSATVPVYAAECTPAPIRGALTMQWQTWTAFGIMLGYAADLALFKVKDPNNGNGNIHGLNWRLMLGSAGIPALFVMAQVYLCPESPRWLMGKNKYRKAMNSFLRLRTKPLFAARDLYLAHCMLVEENNMRKTKNNIFPFMELFTVPRNLRATIGATIVMFGQQFCGVNVIAYYSSSIITDARRMVVGDNITSKDNMNALLGSWGFGMINFLFAIPAWYTIDTFGRRSLLLLTLPFMAIFLLITGFSFWIDYYSGRLGVVLFGIYFYAMFYSPGFGPVPFTYCAEAFPLYIREVGMTYATAVLWFFNSLLAVTWFAMRGAMTSQGAFGFYAGWCVILWILTFLFLPETKALTLEELDLVFSIPTTKFAGYQLRQLPYYFKRYVLFNKSIKKEQLYTIDSTFKSSK; the protein is encoded by the exons ATGTCAGCCGTACCAGAGGAACCCTCTGTCCTGCACTTTGCCGACAAGAAACAGGGACATGACAGTAAACGCGACCAAAATGAAACGTTGTTTAGTACACGCGAGGCTGTGTTGAAGGAGGCTGGCGAG GATAATAACAAGCTGGAGCACTCTGTAAATGTGCAGCTTGCCAATCCCCTCCTTGGTCTCTCCTTTGAGAACATCCAATCCGACGTGGACAAGTTCGTGACGGAGAAGGGCCTGGAAGAGTATCGCGATCTCTTTTTGAAAGGCGCCCTTTGCATTCAGGCGCAGAGTACCGGTGATTTTGAATCAATTTCGCTGCTTACCGATGAGGATCGCGCAGATCTTCTATATGAAAAAGAGCACCGGTGGTCTCAGCCTTTTTTGCTGTATTGGCTcgcatgctgctgcagtgtcgctgctgcagtgcaaGGTGCCGACGAGTCGGTGATCAATGGTGCGCTGTTGTTTTTCCCTCAACAATTTGGTATTGGTGGAACGACTGATAGGGACAATTGGCTGCAAGGTTTggtcgctgctgcgccataCATTGCCTGCGCATTCTGTGGTGTATGGTTGACCAAGCCGCTGAACGTTGTATTCGGTCGTCGCGGTACTATTTTTATTACCTCGTTCGTCAGTTTTGCTACTTGTATCTGGCAGGGTGTGACTAATTCTTGGGAGCACTTGTTTGTCTCGCGTCTTATTCTCGGTCTGGGTATTGGTCCCAAGTCGGCTACTGTCCCTGTCTACGCTGCCGAATGTACTCCCGCACCTATTCGTGGTGCGCTTACGATGCAATGGCAGACATGGACTGCGTTTGGTATCATGCTTGGTTACGCCGCCGATCTTGCGTTGTTCAAGGTCAAAGATCCTAACAACGGCAACGGCAACATTCATGGACTCAACTGGCGTCTCATGCTAGGGAGTGCCGGTATCCCGGCACTGTTTGTCATGGCCCAAGTATACCTTTGTCCTGAGTCACCGCGTTGGCTGATGGGAAAGAACAAGTACCGTAAGGCTATGAACTCgttcttgcgcttgcgcaccaaaccgctttttgccgcgcgcgatctTTACCTAGCACATTGCATGCTGGTAGAAGAGAATAATATGCGGAAGACCAAGAATAACATTTTCCCTTTTATGGAGCTCTTCACTGTTCCCCGCAACCTGCGTGCTACGATCGGCGCCACGATTGTCATGTTTGGTCAGCAATTCTGTGGTGTGAATGTGATTGCTTACTACTCGAGTTCTATTATCACCGACGCCAGGAGAATGGTTGTAGGCGATAACATTACGAGTAAGGACAACATGAATGCATTGCTTGGCAGCTGGGGCTTTGGTATGATTAATTTCCTCTTTGCCATTCCCGCTTGGTACACGATCGATACATTTGGTcgccgcagcttgctgcTCCTAACACTGCCGTTCATGGCAATTTTCCTCTTAATTACTGGTTTCTCTTTCTGGATCGACTACTACAGTGGCAGACTCGGTGTGGTTTTGTTCGGCATTTACTTCTACGCAATGTTTTACTCGCCTGGGTTCGGACCAGTTCCCTTCACCTATTGTGCAGAGGCTTTCCCTTTGTACATTCGCGAGGTTGGTATGACGTATGCAACTGCAGTGCTTTGGTTCTTCAACTCTCTTCTCGCAGTGACCTGGTTCGCTATGCGAGGTGCTATGACAAGCCAAGGCGCCTTCGGATTTTACGCCGGTTGGTGTGTCATTTTGTGGATCCTCACGTTCTTGTTCCTTCCAGAAACCAAGGCGCTCACTTTGGAAGAACTGGACCTTGTGTTTAGCATACCCACTACTAAATTTGCCGGTTACCAGCTTCGCCAGCTCCCCTACTACTTCAAGCGGTACGTCCTTTTCAACAAATCCATCAAGAAAGAACAACTCTACACTATTGACAGCACCTTTAAATCATCGAAATAA